One region of Mucilaginibacter gotjawali genomic DNA includes:
- a CDS encoding ferredoxin--NADP reductase, with product MLQLKVEAIKWELPDAATLVFSEVSGKKVNYKAGQFITLVFDHHAEEIRRSYSLSSSPDEDKLSITVKRITNGEISRYLLTKIKPGDIINAVEPAGRFTIENLEAEKDIFLFAAGSGIIPIFSQLKYALARPGYCKFILIYSNQNESSILFKDELNELAEKSPARLKIIHLLSSQANRLNNLVVEQLVRQHLKSTLINAEIYTCGPYEYMRMIRLTMLYMGFDPGQIRKENFVLDTVPVSAAILNYPPRRIQIHFNKETYDLVCGENQSILQAALQNSIPLPYSCRVGDCSTCSAICKNGRVEMVKNNVLTDADLAKGWILTCTAHPLTEVEIEF from the coding sequence ATGCTTCAGTTAAAAGTTGAAGCGATTAAGTGGGAACTGCCGGATGCGGCCACTTTGGTTTTTAGCGAAGTATCCGGGAAAAAGGTAAATTATAAAGCCGGGCAGTTTATCACCCTGGTTTTTGATCATCATGCTGAAGAGATCCGCCGGTCTTATTCCCTGAGTTCATCGCCTGACGAGGATAAATTATCCATTACCGTTAAGCGTATCACTAACGGCGAGATCTCGCGCTACCTGCTCACTAAAATAAAGCCCGGCGATATTATAAACGCAGTTGAGCCGGCGGGCAGATTTACGATAGAAAATTTAGAAGCCGAAAAAGATATATTTTTATTTGCGGCGGGCAGCGGAATTATCCCCATATTTTCACAACTTAAATATGCACTCGCCAGGCCCGGGTACTGTAAATTCATCCTGATTTACAGCAATCAAAATGAAAGTTCGATTCTTTTTAAGGATGAATTAAATGAACTGGCAGAAAAAAGTCCCGCCAGGTTAAAAATCATTCATTTACTAAGCAGCCAGGCCAACCGCCTTAATAATTTGGTGGTAGAACAGTTAGTCCGCCAGCATCTGAAATCAACCTTAATTAATGCCGAAATATACACTTGTGGGCCTTATGAGTACATGCGGATGATTCGCCTTACCATGCTGTATATGGGGTTTGATCCCGGGCAGATCAGGAAGGAAAATTTTGTACTGGATACCGTGCCGGTAAGTGCAGCTATACTAAATTACCCGCCGCGGAGGATACAAATCCATTTTAATAAAGAAACTTATGACCTGGTTTGTGGCGAAAACCAATCGATATTGCAGGCCGCCTTGCAAAATAGTATCCCGTTACCCTACAGTTGCCGGGTAGGGGATTGCTCAACTTGTTCGGCTATTTGCAAAAATGGCAGGGTGGAGATGGTGAAAAATAATGTGTTGACGGATGCCGACCTGGCCAAAGGCTGGATCCTGACCTGTACCGCGCATCCTTTAACGGAGGTCGAAATTGAATTTTAA